Proteins from a genomic interval of Stigmatopora nigra isolate UIUO_SnigA chromosome 19, RoL_Snig_1.1, whole genome shotgun sequence:
- the plp1b gene encoding proteolipid protein 1b isoform X1 — translation MFPVKQPWLCRALGCYDVCIRCLGAVPYPSLVATLLCYAGMALFCGCGHQALSHTDVLIQTHFARNEQDYQVVASFVQYFQYVLYGLASFFFLYGILLLAEGFYTTSAVKQTFGEFRSTHCGRCLSLTFIIVTYILTFLWLVVFAFSAIPVYFLFNMEQTCHDVNVLAESTPSINQHGWICMDARQYGLLPWHATPGKSCGMTLASICKTSEFHLTYDLYIATFAGAGITLLALILFLVATAYNYAVLRFLGRKGVR, via the exons ATGTTTCCGGTCAAGCAGCCTTGGCTTTGCAGAGCCTTAG GTTGTTACGATGTGTGTATCCGCTGCCTGGGGGCCGTGCCCTACCCGTCTCTGGTGGCCACCCTGCTGTGCTACGCCGGCATGGCCCTCTTTTGCGGCTGCGGCCACCAAGCCTTGAGCCACACCGACGTCCTGATCCAGACTCACTTTGCCCGCAACGAGCAGGACTACCAGGTGGTGGCTTCCTT CGTCCAGTACTTCCAGTACGTCCTGTACGGCCTGGCCTCCTTTTTCTTCCTGTACGGCATCCTGCTGCTGGCAGAGGGCTTCTACACCACCAGCGCCGTCAAGCAGACCTTCGGGGAATTCCGAAGCACGCACTGCGGACGCTGCCTCAGCCTGACG TTCATCATCGTGACGTACATCTTGACCTTCCTCTGGCTGGTGGTGTTTGCCTTTAGCGCCATCCCCGTCTACTTCTTGTTCAACATGGAGCAGACGTGCCACGACGTCAACGTCCTGGCCGAAAGCACCCCCAGCATCAATCAGCACGGCTGGATTTGCATGGACGCCAGGCAATACG GCCTGCTTCCTTGGCATGCCACGCCGGGCAAGTCTTGCGGAATGACCTTGGCGTCTATTTGCAAAACAAGCGAA tttcatCTGACCTATGACTTGTATATTGCTACGTTTGCCGGTGCCGGTATCACCCTCCTGGCCTTG atCCTGTTCTTGGTGGCCACGGCCTACAACTACGCCGTCTTGCGCTTCCTGGGCAGGAAAGGCGTGCGCTAA
- the plp1b gene encoding proteolipid protein 1b isoform X2, with protein MGCYDVCIRCLGAVPYPSLVATLLCYAGMALFCGCGHQALSHTDVLIQTHFARNEQDYQVVASFVQYFQYVLYGLASFFFLYGILLLAEGFYTTSAVKQTFGEFRSTHCGRCLSLTFIIVTYILTFLWLVVFAFSAIPVYFLFNMEQTCHDVNVLAESTPSINQHGWICMDARQYGLLPWHATPGKSCGMTLASICKTSEFHLTYDLYIATFAGAGITLLALILFLVATAYNYAVLRFLGRKGVR; from the exons ATGG GTTGTTACGATGTGTGTATCCGCTGCCTGGGGGCCGTGCCCTACCCGTCTCTGGTGGCCACCCTGCTGTGCTACGCCGGCATGGCCCTCTTTTGCGGCTGCGGCCACCAAGCCTTGAGCCACACCGACGTCCTGATCCAGACTCACTTTGCCCGCAACGAGCAGGACTACCAGGTGGTGGCTTCCTT CGTCCAGTACTTCCAGTACGTCCTGTACGGCCTGGCCTCCTTTTTCTTCCTGTACGGCATCCTGCTGCTGGCAGAGGGCTTCTACACCACCAGCGCCGTCAAGCAGACCTTCGGGGAATTCCGAAGCACGCACTGCGGACGCTGCCTCAGCCTGACG TTCATCATCGTGACGTACATCTTGACCTTCCTCTGGCTGGTGGTGTTTGCCTTTAGCGCCATCCCCGTCTACTTCTTGTTCAACATGGAGCAGACGTGCCACGACGTCAACGTCCTGGCCGAAAGCACCCCCAGCATCAATCAGCACGGCTGGATTTGCATGGACGCCAGGCAATACG GCCTGCTTCCTTGGCATGCCACGCCGGGCAAGTCTTGCGGAATGACCTTGGCGTCTATTTGCAAAACAAGCGAA tttcatCTGACCTATGACTTGTATATTGCTACGTTTGCCGGTGCCGGTATCACCCTCCTGGCCTTG atCCTGTTCTTGGTGGCCACGGCCTACAACTACGCCGTCTTGCGCTTCCTGGGCAGGAAAGGCGTGCGCTAA